One genomic window of Phoenix dactylifera cultivar Barhee BC4 chromosome 6, palm_55x_up_171113_PBpolish2nd_filt_p, whole genome shotgun sequence includes the following:
- the LOC103723942 gene encoding protein TIC 62, chloroplastic isoform X2 → MELFSLSSPAAMTRLPPSSRRRAGMEKPTSSSSQSLTLPIKSRGLPDAPNPRLLDFRPGASGSMQGTAAASSSTADARKQEMCSKDANLVFVAGATGRVGSRTVRELLRLGFRVRAGVRSAQRAETLVQSVRQMKLDDGAGTSGTRPVEKLELVECDLENQGEISPAIGNSSIVVCCIGASEKEIFDVTGPYRIDYKATKNLIEAATIAKVDHFILLTSLGTNKIGFPASILNLFWGVLIWKRKAEEALLASGLPYTIVRPGGMERPTDSYKETHNIVLANEDTLFGGQVSNLQVAELMAFMAKNRKLSFCKVVEVIAETTAPLLPMEDLLAKIPPQRELPAEFKKDPAPPSITSGPSKSVIKNGPEQMEVPKTSPLSPYSMYEDLRPPTSPTPTPSTTTRSAKEKQEEFVQAKSAPKLTSPETSSSVSTGVTKKEPAQAPAQTRALSPYVAYEDLKPPTSPTPTPSSVLGSFKENTMNATPPSVPQSSRHQSPYPVMLAVAVTI, encoded by the exons atgGAGCTCTTCTCGTTGAGTTCTCCTGCTGCCATGACCCGCCTCCCCCCATCTTCACGGAGAAGAGCTGGAATGGAGAAGcccacctcctcctccagtcaatCACTCACCCTTCCTATCAAAAGCAGGGGGCTTCCAGATGCCCCAAACCCCCGGCTCCTGGACTTCCGGCCTGGAGCTTCTG GATCCATGCAAGGTACAGCTGCAGCCAGTTCCAGCACCGCGGACGCCCGTAAACAGGAAATGTGCTCAAAGGATGCAAATCTTGTATTCGTTGCTGGCGCAACTGGTAGAGTTGGTTCGCGCACTGTAAG GGAGCTTCTGAGACTTGGGTTTCGGGTAAGAGCAGGTGTCAGAAGTGCACAGAGAGCGGAGACCCTGGTGCAG AGTGTACGCCAAATGAAGCTTGATGATGGAGCTGGAACTTCGGGAACTCGAC CTGTAGAGAAGCTTGAACTTGTTGAATGTGACCTGGAAAATCAAGGTGAAATAAGTCCAGCAATAGGCAATTCCTCCATAGTTGTATGCTGCATAGGAGCCAGCGAAAAGGAAATCTTTGATGTAACAGGACCATACCGCATTGACTACAAAGCTACTAAAAACCTCATTGAAGCAG CAACTATTGCAAAAGTTGACCACTTCATTCTGCTTACTTCTCTGGGGACGAATAAGATTGGGTTTCCTGCTTCTATTCTGAA CTTGTTTTGGGGGGTTCTAATTTGGAAAAGAAAGGCAGAAGAAGCATTACTTGCCAGTGGTCTTCCTTACACA aTAGTGAGGCCAGGAGGTATGGAGCGGCCAACAGACTCCTACAAGGAAACCCATAACATTGTCCTTGCAAATGAAGATACATTATTTGGTGGTCAAGTGTCAAATCTTCAG GTTGCAGAGCTAATGGCGTTCATGGCAAAGAATAGAAAGCTCTCCTTCTGTAAGGTGGTGGAAGTGATTGCAGAAACAACTGCACCATTATTGCCCATGGAAGATCTTCTTGCAAAGATTCCTCCACAACGG GAGCTACCAGCGGAATTCAAGAAAGATCCTGCACCTCCAAGTATTACATCTGGACCTAGCAAATCTGTCATCAAGAATGGACCTGAGCAGATGGAAGTGCCAAAGACCAGTCCACTTTCTCCTTATTCTAT GTATGAGGATTTGAGACCACCAACTTCTCCCACACCAACTCCAAGCACCACAACTAGAAGTGCAAAAGAGAAACAAGAGGAGTTTGTGCAAGCTAAGTCTGCGCCTAAACTTACATCTCCTGAAACAAGTTCATCCGTATCGACAGGTGTCACTAAGAAAGAACCAGCCCAAGCTCCAGCTCAGACAAGGGCTCTTTCTCCTTATGTGGC ATACGAAGATTTGAAACCACCTACCTCTCCTACTCCAACTCCGAGTTCTGTCCTCGGCAGTTTCAAGGAGAATACCATGAATGCCACACCACCATCAGTTCCTCAAAGCTCAAGACATCAATCACCCTATCCAGT